In Hymenobacter gelipurpurascens, one DNA window encodes the following:
- a CDS encoding PIG-L deacetylase family protein, whose translation MSSTSAGSSTLFAELPTRPPEAAAALGPTVVIAPHPDDESLGCGGLLTLLRQAGLPAWCVLVSDGSMSHPHSQKFPAAARQALREQELREALALLGLPDDALLPLGLPDGSVPMPDTESGAVAVERLTEFLRTTRPQTVLVPWRRDPHPDHRATYQLVQAALGQLPQPVLLLEYVVWAWERAAPADLPQLGEAQGWQLDITPVLAQKQRAIAAHRSQLAGGPIDDDPTGFTLAPSMLAHFSRPVEVFYESEPRMMSR comes from the coding sequence ATGAGTAGTACGTCAGCAGGTTCCTCTACTTTGTTCGCCGAGCTGCCCACTCGCCCTCCGGAAGCGGCAGCGGCTTTGGGCCCAACGGTGGTTATTGCGCCCCACCCCGACGATGAATCGCTGGGCTGTGGCGGGCTGCTGACCTTGCTCCGGCAAGCAGGCTTGCCGGCCTGGTGCGTGCTCGTGAGCGACGGTAGCATGTCGCATCCACATTCCCAAAAGTTTCCGGCCGCTGCTCGCCAGGCACTGCGCGAGCAGGAGCTGCGGGAGGCTCTGGCTTTGCTAGGCCTGCCTGATGATGCCCTGCTTCCCCTGGGCCTCCCCGACGGCAGCGTGCCCATGCCTGACACGGAAAGCGGGGCCGTTGCAGTAGAACGGCTTACCGAGTTTCTCCGCACTACCAGGCCGCAAACGGTGCTGGTGCCCTGGCGGCGCGACCCTCACCCCGATCATCGGGCCACTTACCAGTTGGTGCAGGCAGCGCTAGGCCAGTTACCTCAACCCGTGCTCCTGCTCGAATACGTGGTGTGGGCCTGGGAACGGGCCGCTCCCGCCGATTTGCCACAACTCGGTGAAGCCCAGGGCTGGCAGCTGGATATTACGCCGGTGCTGGCACAAAAGCAGCGGGCCATTGCGGCGCACCGCTCGCAGCTAGCCGGTGGGCCGATTGATGATGACCCCACCGGCTTTACGTTGGCACCTTCCATGCTGGCGCATTTTTCTAGGCCAGTGGAAGTATTTTATGAGAGTGAGCCTCGTATGATGAGTCGTTAG
- a CDS encoding acyl-CoA dehydrogenase family protein, with protein MPVPEIFASTVGSASSASLKKPSLQHPPLPSGKAAEEAAAALAPRLFAQAPHSDQEGGFPTEEFGWLRETGLLTAALPIELGGSGLGEPAQALSLLRTLRHIGRGNLAVGRVFEGHVNALLLMQRFGRPQQVAHWAEMAQKGHLFGVWNTEAHDGVTLEPLENGRYRLQGSKTFGSGAGHVTRPLLTAKLPDGGWQMLILPATEQTPALDASFWRPLGMRATASFRVDFTGLEVGSDDLLGHPGDYYRQPWFSGGATRFAAVQLGAAEAIFDETRRFLNALGRTDDPYQRQRLGEMALLVESGNHWLQAAATHEARAADTPNPEASVAHANMVRTAIEEICLRVLPLAERCVGARGLLRPEPFERLHRDLTHYLRQPAPDAAQADVGRFALQNPQLAYRLWHE; from the coding sequence ATGCCCGTGCCCGAAATTTTTGCCAGCACTGTTGGTAGTGCTTCTTCTGCCTCTCTTAAAAAGCCGTCCTTACAACACCCTCCCCTCCCGTCGGGCAAGGCGGCGGAAGAAGCTGCCGCTGCACTGGCACCGCGCCTGTTTGCCCAAGCCCCCCACTCCGACCAGGAAGGCGGATTTCCGACGGAAGAGTTTGGCTGGCTTCGCGAAACCGGCTTATTGACCGCTGCTTTACCCATTGAATTGGGCGGTAGTGGCCTAGGCGAGCCGGCGCAGGCCCTGTCGTTGCTGCGGACGCTGCGGCATATTGGTCGGGGCAACTTGGCCGTAGGCCGGGTATTTGAGGGCCACGTAAATGCCTTATTGCTGATGCAGCGGTTTGGACGCCCGCAGCAAGTCGCTCACTGGGCCGAAATGGCCCAGAAAGGCCATCTGTTCGGTGTTTGGAATACGGAAGCGCACGATGGAGTTACGCTCGAACCGCTGGAGAATGGCCGCTACCGTCTGCAGGGCAGCAAAACCTTTGGCTCCGGGGCTGGCCACGTCACTAGGCCACTACTGACGGCTAAGCTGCCCGATGGCGGCTGGCAAATGCTGATTCTGCCCGCTACCGAGCAGACGCCTGCCTTGGATGCCTCCTTCTGGCGGCCATTGGGCATGCGCGCTACCGCCAGCTTCCGGGTTGATTTCACTGGTCTGGAAGTGGGCTCCGATGACCTGCTAGGCCACCCCGGCGACTACTACCGCCAGCCGTGGTTCAGTGGGGGCGCCACGCGGTTTGCGGCAGTACAGCTGGGAGCCGCCGAAGCCATTTTCGATGAGACCAGACGCTTTCTCAATGCCTTGGGCCGCACCGATGACCCCTATCAGCGCCAGCGGCTGGGCGAAATGGCCTTACTGGTAGAAAGCGGCAACCATTGGCTTCAGGCCGCGGCTACGCACGAGGCCCGGGCAGCCGACACTCCCAATCCGGAAGCCAGCGTAGCGCATGCCAACATGGTCCGTACGGCCATTGAGGAAATTTGCCTGCGCGTGTTGCCGCTGGCGGAGCGCTGCGTGGGAGCCCGCGGACTGCTGCGCCCAGAGCCCTTCGAGCGCCTGCACCGCGACCTGACGCACTACCTGCGCCAGCCAGCCCCTGACGCTGCCCAAGCCGATGTCGGGCGCTTTGCCTTACAGAATCCGCAGCTTGCTTACCGCCTGTGGCATGAGTAG